The window TGAAAAGCTTAGACCTGTATGGAGAGAAGGATTATGTTCTATCACGCGCACTCCTACACAGAAGAATATAAACTTGGATGCCTCGAGATTAGGATTTAGAATCacgagatttttttttaatagtatgGTGAACCTAAAatgtattaatatatgaatatttaaggGTTGTGAAACTAGCCAAATAAGAACTGGATTTCAGAGCTTCGTCATTGATGTAATATAACACAAATATGttattctttttagttttgtaaTATATGCATCTATCGTTATCTCTAgtcttatttatttgtaaaaattaaaacaatacaaTACATATAAcatatcttttctatttttttatcacatgcaagttattgttttttattttattcaattattcaaGGTCTTACAAGAATAATACCtttgattataatatataccttcgattttatatatacttttagaGTATaacctttaaattttataagaaaagttGAAGATATTAATGAGAATAGAACTCTCAATAGAGGGAAGCAGGTTTAGAGATAGATTTTAATAGATATAGAAGCTTCGTGTAGaggttgaaattgaattaattaaacaagttaAAGTTAAAGGATGTAGGATTATAAAACATGACACGAAAGGAAATAAGacaaatttcttttatctataaaagaaaatgtgtgTAGGATTAGAGTGAtgaatactttttctattttgcgattaaatgatatttatgtTTGTACATTCTagatttttttatgtgttttaaaagGATTACAACACCCTAAGTATCCATATATTCATCAATTCTCTATTATTCATCCGTCCtctattattcataataaaaaaacatgacattgaagatatattattataaaatagtcAAGTTGTTAGATTTTATAACATTCatcatttatatttcaaaaatatcaaataaaaataattatatccaTAAGTTTGGAATTTGAATAGAATACGTTGTTAAATAGACGAACGATCTGTTTAATTTAACATTCTTGTGAGAATGAAACTGTTTTGGATAAGCTTTAAAATGACTAAGACATAACTTGTCGTGATGCTTAAGATCTAAAAGGACTTAATGGATGTTGTCTAAAATAGCATAAATGGATTTTGTCTAAAATGTAACATGGAACAATGTTTGAATTGATAGTAACTAAGTTTCTTTACACTAATTGTGCACTACAGATAAacatgaaaatgatttttatattattacatatacaattatattgttttttaaaaaaatatataaaatatgacaaTATTGCATtcatgaaatatataatatttcaactaaaaaaaatgaaaagcatataagaaataaacaaatataataattttactttatttcatcatttttcaatatgatttaaaaaatcatataaaaatttaattaaattttatagtttttatctAACCATCCATCtaaatttttacatatatagAGTATTATATTTCGATTTTATGGTTATTTGGGTAGAATACCGAATTGTGAAAAAtcgttaatatatatatatatatatatatatatatatatatatatatattttgaatttttaatgtAGAAGTGTCACCCTACTACAGTTTTAAAAAACAAGTGATATATTAGTCcacaaatgaaaatattaaattattaataacattaatcTTTTAAGTTGCGATAAAATTAGGAGggaaatgtttataaaaattatacttttacaattcattttcaaaaattaaataagatttttttttatcaaaatctaataaaataacgATATTATGTTAATGAAAAGTGATACAAAagagtttttaatataatttttttcaatttaatactatgttaaacaattaaagtttaaacctaactcaatttcttaactcaattttttaatttaattttacaatatcaACTTTCTAAATgaatttatattcaatatatattattgttggaagtatttttttaatatactataaaaatcataaattaaagttagatttacaattcagttcttaatcatgatataaaattatattattttttattaacatgaaATCTACCCGTTTTACTCTTTTATgtaatattcaattttctttttatattttatcctttttcttctcacttaaattctttattgaatttcttttccaggtaaagaaaaaaacaagaactTCAACATCATTGTACCATTTGCTTGTGTCTTTTCCAGGGACAATGACATGACCCTTTACTTTCCTTGGAATTTTCACTACTAAAAAAAGAGGAAGTATGATGCATATTTGACGGGTcaagtcaattaaaaatatatattaaaatagcaGAGACTTATCTTCTATTGACCAATCCTTTCTATAGTATGGGAAACAACTGGCAGATGTGAAAACTTTTCTTAATTCAAGTGCAAACACATGTTTGTTGGATTTAGTTCGTCtgtcatattttaatttcatattaaaaaaattattattaaaacaaaaatgacagTTAATAGTATGATACtttgtagatatatttttcACATAGTCCagcttaattgattaaaaatagaaaacaaaaatcaatctgtttttgtattatatcttattttaccCATAAATATTttgggtataatatttttttttacaatagaatatagtttttttattcatcCCATGGtttgatgttaatttttatcTCCTTTACCTATGTTTTGTGGATGGAGTGTGTCTCTTGCTTTGGATTCCCTACAcagaacatttttttaatgtttgtttaagTACGTGcagtaaaatttcaattaattgaaTCTTGACCTAACACTAGTACAATGTAACATTTTTGTACTGTACTAGATTAGTGTGAATACTTTTTTTCACATTAGTGTGAACACGGAGCACACATATTCATGCttgctttaatataaaataaattaaaatatatgtctGCGTGCTTGGTAAGGTTAATAAATTTAGTAGCAATGTGAATCTTTAATTAGCGCAGGAACTAGTACAACAAATTATCAAATGCTTCTTTTATTGGATTTCgttgaaacattttttatccatatatatatatatatatatatatatatatatatatatatatatatatatgtgaacACTGACACACTCATACATGttaacataaatgaaattacATATGAATTCAAAGCATAATGTAggtaattaaaatatagattaTTCACCAAACACTCACGTAAATTTTGAACTCGCAGTAGATTTGCTTTTAACCTTAACTTATGTAAACAAATATagtatagtaataataatactaaatatatttaaataataataaaataataaataatagtaaacatattttaataataataaaataataaataatagtaaacatattttaataatacgtttgtgtgaaaattaaaaaaagcacGATAATACATTCTCTTGGGTTGTATTCAGTTGGGGTGATAGGAAGTAATTAGGGAagagtgattgaatgaatttgagaataatatcttttgatgtttatttgagtaaatttggaagtagatgagagtgaattttgaactaaatttttttaatttgtcatataaactaaaccTTATACcaattctcataaactttatttcaaaattcactctcatttatctccaaattcactcaaataaacaacaaaaaaaaaattaccctcaaatccactcaattactctacCCATTCACCTTTTGGATCACCCCATTAACACACAGTTAATGTGTTATCAAGTCTTCTTGAGTCTGCTATTCTCATCAACACAACACTGTCTGTTATTCTTCCTTGTTCCAAACCAACATTATTCATCAACCTTAGTTGAATCAATGGACATGGTTATTGTCTCCGAAGCCATATCCTACACCCTTCAATGCGCCACCACCTTCCTATCACCCCCAGCAACTCGTCTTTCCTCAGACGACATTCAACAATTTGAAGACAATCTCAAAAGGATACTCCACATTGTTCAGAAGGCCATGCACAGCAACATCCAGGACCCCTCGGTTCTTTCCCTTTGGTTAAAAAATGTCAAAGACGTGGTCAACGATTTGAACGATTTCATGGAGGATCATCGTCACAACAAGGAGACCGCCGCCACCACGTTATCTCTCATCAAAGCCGGCCAAAACATGGCGCACCGCCACAAATTCAAGCACCAAATCAAGGACGCCACCGAGGAGCTCAAACGCCTCTCAAACGAGGCAGAAAACTTGGTCATCTCTGAAGAAGCTAGGCAGAATGAGAGAAAGTTGACTCGTAAAAGTGAGGAATTTGAGTATGTTGAAGTGGTTGTTAGAGAAAATCTGAAGAAGGATATTGTAGATCAACTCATGAAGATCTTCGTGAACAGCAATGTTGTTTCTGTTCCTGTGGTTACCATTGTTGGGGTTGCGGGAATAGGGAAGACTAAACTTGCTCGTCTCGTTTATGGGAATGAGGAAGTCAAAGCTCTCTTTGCGTCACGGATATGGATAAACCTTGAAACATTCAACGTGGAGTCCATTGCTACACGTGTTATGGAAACAACTAACAAGGGTAAGCGCTTTCTTCTTGTGCTTGATGATTTGAGAGTCGAGAACGGTGAGGGATGTCTCCAGAAGCTGCAGGACAGGTTAGCGGAGGCTGGAGTTGGTGGGGCAGTGGTTGTAACTACACGTAGCAATTTTGTTGCAAAGAAGATTGCTAAAACTGGCACGGTTAAACTTAAACCCCATGTTTTGCAAGAGCTTAACGAAGAAGAATCGTGGTCTCTGTTTCAGAAAATTCGTGGACCGGGTTCCGGAAAAATAAACGAAGATGTGGGACGGAGGGTAGTGAGGGAATATTGTGGAGGAATCCCTATGAAGATAATAGCCATAGCAAGGTTGTTAGAAGATCTTGATTCTCCAGTTCCAGAAATtgagttgaagaagaaatttCTGCGAGAGATAAGGTTTACTTATTACGACGAACTTTCCCCGCAACAAAAGCTATGTTTTGCTTATTGTTCGTTGTTTCCTCAAGAACACGAGATAGACGCTGGGAGATTGATTCGTCTCTGGATGGCAGAAGGATTTCTCTGGCGGAACTTATATTCCGATCCACAAGAATTTGGGTTAGCGTGTTTCAACGACTTTGTTCCTTTTGTTTTCCAGGAAACGGGGAGTGACGAATTTGGTGTTGTGAAGCGGTACAAGATGAACCGTTTAATGCATGAACTGGCAAGAACTGTGGCCTGGGATGAGAATATCATAGTGGACTCGGGAGAGGTTGAAGTTCACGAGAGAGTGGTGCGATCCTCGTTTCATTTTGCGTTGGATGTTCAGTGTGGAATCCCAAAGGCTTTGTTCGAGAATGCGAAGAAACTGAGGAGCATTCTCTTGCTGGGGAAGACTAACAAATCGAGGCTTCCACACGAAGTGAAGATGACCATATCAACTTGTGAAAAGATCTTGGAAACTTTCAAGTGTTTGCGAGTGCTGGATTTCCATGACTTGGGGATCAAGATGGTTCCGAGCTCTATTGGGGAACTGAAGTACTTGAGGCTTCTCGACCTGTCCCATAACAACATTAAGAAGCTTCCCAGTTCAATCACCAAGCTTTTCCACTTGCAAACATTGAAACTTTCCCAATGTCATGTTCTCGAAGAACTGCCAAAAGACTTGGAGAATCTGAGTTCCCTCATCCATCTTTACTTAGAGGGGTGCCTTGATCTCACTCACATGCCTCGCGGGATAGGTAAGCTGAGTTTTCTGCAGACATTGTCACTTTTTGTGGTTGGCAAGAACTACCAAGTGGGAGGTCTTAGGGAACTCACAGATCTTGATGGCCTCAGAGGACACTTGGAAATTTTGCATCTGGAGCAATTGAATTTTTCTGCACCATTGGAAGCCAAAGACAAgtatttgagagaaaaaaagcaCCTTCGTTGTTTGACTTTAAGATGGGATCATGAGGAgaaagaggaggaagatgagaagaaaaggaatgTCATTGCTGAAAAAGACAAGGAATCACTGGAATGTCTTGATCCAAATCCAAATCTGGCAGTGTTATCCGTAGTTGGGTATTACGGTAAAACGTTTTCTAATTGGCTTTCTTCGATTAAATGCCTTGTTAAGTTTAGCCTAAATGATTGTTACAATTGCCAATATCTCCCAGCATTGGATCACCTCCAACACCTCAGGGTTCTCGAGCTAAGGAGATTGGACTCCCTTAAATACGTTTCAAAAAACAGTGACCAAGTTAGTGCTGACACTGAAgcctcctcttcctcctctaGTACACCATTTTTTCCATCGTTAAAGGAACTCACAATCTCTGATTGCCCGAAACTGCAAAGCTGGTGGGAAACAGCAAAGTGGGAACCCAACAGACCATTCTTTACTCGCATTTCTAAACTTGACGTACAATGCTGCCCTGAGTTGCATTGCATGCCTTTGTACCCTTATCTGGATGAAGAATTGGTGGTTGTGGATTCAAGCGTAAAGTCAATGAGGGATACAGTGCATGCTAGTATTTCAGCGGACTTCCTTCCTTTTTCCAAATTGAAGACCATGCTAATTGCCCGTATTACACAAACTCCACCTGAGAGATGGCTTAAAAACTTCATTTCCCTTAAGACCCTTCAAATTCGTGATTGCTCTAAGTTACTGTATCTACCACAAGGTTTCAAGTCTTTGAGCTCACTCGAGAGTCTTACCATTGAGAGATGTGCGGAACTTGATCTTGACAGATCAAAGACTGAATGGGAGGGTCTGAAACGTCTACGTTTTCTGATCATAAAGGAAATTCCGAAGCTCAAATCCCTTCCATGGGGTGTTGAGGATGTTACCTCTTTGGAAGAGCTGGAGCTTCATGAATGCCCTGCCTTGCTTAATCTACCCGAAACCATAGCCAACCTCACTTCGCTTACAAAAATAGTGATTTGTAAATGTGGAGAGTTGGATTCGCTGCCAAAAGGATTAGGAAAGATCGAGTCTTTACATACCTTGGCCATTACGGACTGTCCTCTGTTAACACCAAGGTGTCAACCTGAAACAGGGGATGATTGGCCACAAATTGGTCATATCAGAAATATCATTCTGAAGCAAAGTTCTCAAGACTTGAGGGATTTATGGAGTCATGGAAGAATTGGTAAAGGAAGATATTTCTAATGTTTAAATGCGAAGATTGGTTAACAAGAAGATATCCATTCATAACAGATCTTGTATATGCTCACTCACAAATCCTTCTTATTCAACTTTGGCTCAATTGAATCCATATCACtgaattcttcttctttccaatTCTCTCTTTCTTTGTGTGAAATGTCCACATTTTTATGGTTAACATTTTTCAACTTAATCTTATCTGGTGCTTACACTGCACTGATATTGGaatgttttaattttcagaCTAAGTTTGAAAGTAAGCTATGAGAGAGTCTGGAATAAATGTAAGTTTTgtattgaatcaatcaactaaaacttgaaaaattaaCAAGGTTACAAAGAACCCAAAATATCAGTAACGTCTCTGCAGCGTTTCCAGCATTGTGCCTGTGAAGAGAAATTTAGGATTAGGCAGATGAGAGAAGAATGAGTCAGAGAAAGGGAGAATATTCTAGAAGAGATGGGTACCAGATATATTTTCATGCCTTTCCCAATACGAAATCATTCCATTTATTGTTAACTTTCTTCTTACGTGTGCCACGCCTCTCTTGTGCCTTTTCTGGATCAGTTGACACGTGTCCTGATTTGATATTCGTTACATTATCCTTTTCATTAACAagaaccttgtcctcaaggttaaaAGAAGGATAAGAGCTTGTTATATCAGCAATGGACTCCTAGGTAGCATTTGCAGGATCGGTGCCTTCCCATTGAACCAATATTTGAGGACTTAAGCCATGATCCTGTTGGATCATGCGAGATGCCAAAACTACAACAGGTTGTAAAATGGGTCCCAACTCAGTGGAGGTTAAAGGAAATGGCAAGTATTGAGGTACAGTCTGACCATAATATttcttcaacaaagaaacatgaaagACTGGATGTATACGTGCTGAGTCCGGAAGTTTAAGTTTATATGCCACTGGACCTATTTTCTGGACAACTTCAAAGGGACCAAAATAACGTAACCCAAGCTTAGAATGTTTACGTAATGCCACCGAATGTTGCCTGTAGGGCTGCAATTTAACCAAGGC of the Vigna radiata var. radiata cultivar VC1973A unplaced genomic scaffold, Vradiata_ver6 scaffold_405, whole genome shotgun sequence genome contains:
- the LOC106778373 gene encoding putative disease resistance protein RGA3, giving the protein MCYQVFLSLLFSSTQHCLLFFLVPNQHYSSTLVESMDMVIVSEAISYTLQCATTFLSPPATRLSSDDIQQFEDNLKRILHIVQKAMHSNIQDPSVLSLWLKNVKDVVNDLNDFMEDHRHNKETAATTLSLIKAGQNMAHRHKFKHQIKDATEELKRLSNEAENLVISEEARQNERKLTRKSEEFEYVEVVVRENLKKDIVDQLMKIFVNSNVVSVPVVTIVGVAGIGKTKLARLVYGNEEVKALFASRIWINLETFNVESIATRVMETTNKGKRFLLVLDDLRVENGEGCLQKLQDRLAEAGVGGAVVVTTRSNFVAKKIAKTGTVKLKPHVLQELNEEESWSLFQKIRGPGSGKINEDVGRRVVREYCGGIPMKIIAIARLLEDLDSPVPEIELKKKFLREIRFTYYDELSPQQKLCFAYCSLFPQEHEIDAGRLIRLWMAEGFLWRNLYSDPQEFGLACFNDFVPFVFQETGSDEFGVVKRYKMNRLMHELARTVAWDENIIVDSGEVEVHERVVRSSFHFALDVQCGIPKALFENAKKLRSILLLGKTNKSRLPHEVKMTISTCEKILETFKCLRVLDFHDLGIKMVPSSIGELKYLRLLDLSHNNIKKLPSSITKLFHLQTLKLSQCHVLEELPKDLENLSSLIHLYLEGCLDLTHMPRGIGKLSFLQTLSLFVVGKNYQVGGLRELTDLDGLRGHLEILHLEQLNFSAPLEAKDKYLREKKHLRCLTLRWDHEEKEEEDEKKRNVIAEKDKESLECLDPNPNLAVLSVVGYYGKTFSNWLSSIKCLVKFSLNDCYNCQYLPALDHLQHLRVLELRRLDSLKYVSKNSDQVSADTEASSSSSSTPFFPSLKELTISDCPKLQSWWETAKWEPNRPFFTRISKLDVQCCPELHCMPLYPYLDEELVVVDSSVKSMRDTVHASISADFLPFSKLKTMLIARITQTPPERWLKNFISLKTLQIRDCSKLLYLPQGFKSLSSLESLTIERCAELDLDRSKTEWEGLKRLRFLIIKEIPKLKSLPWGVEDVTSLEELELHECPALLNLPETIANLTSLTKIVICKCGELDSLPKGLGKIESLHTLAITDCPLLTPRCQPETGDDWPQIGHIRNIILKQSSQDLRDLWSHGRIGKGRYF